The DNA sequence ACCCTGCTCCCGCCAACCGTTAACTGCTACTGCCACCTGACGGCCCAGTACATTATAGATCGTCAGCTCCACATCCGCTTGCTGCGGCAGATCGTATCGGATGGCAGTCGCGGGATTGAAAGGATTGGGATAGTTCTGATATAGTGAAAATTCCTGCGGCAAAAGTCTGCCTGAAGCGCCGACAGACATGGGATTCTCCGGGAAAGTCAGCAGGATCACATTTGCCAGCTTCTCCCAGTTGGACTCTGAATCACGCAGCTTGCTATATGCCTGTTCAATATGAATGAACCTGCCGGAGTTGCCGCTGGCGTAGGCATCGCACGGATCGTCACTGCCGTTCAGTAGCCGGCCTTGCGTATTGGTGCGCGCAATCAGTCTGGTCCACTCCTCATCGATATGCGCTATTCTAAAGGTGAGACTGTTATCGATCTCTGCATAATTATCTTTCATCTTTGACAGGTAATCGATGTCGGGCTCTTCTTTGGAGCCGTTGCTCAGAATGAGATCAGGATCGGTACTCTTCTTGCCAAAGCCGTGGGGTTGAATTGCTATCACTTCAGGAACATGCTCGAACAAGACTTCGGTGGTGAGCTGAAATGTGCCCTCAACAACGTGCGCCTGATCGGAATATCGATAAGCTTCCGAAGTTCCCGTACAGACAGAGCTGCTGCCGCTGCACGACGACTCCTGCTCTGCATTGCATCTGTGCGTACCGCTGACAAAGTATGCGCGGGCTCCCGCCGTCTCAAATGCCAGTAGACCCTCTTTTCCCGTGTTCATATCGTACAGTGGGTGCGGACACTGGATAACAAGATTCTTGCGCCGCGCCCATTGATTGAAAATGAATGTTCCCCAGTGGTTTGATTCCGCATCGGCGGAACGTTCCAGAATATAGTAGACTATACTGGAATCGTCACTGGTGTCGGTGAATTCGGTAAGCTGGTAATCGAGATTCAGCGCTTTGGTGTGGGCCGTCTCATAATCCTTGTTCAGGATAGCATCAATTACGTCACGCCACATTTTGCGGTCTGTATTGCTCGGCTCTTCATACTCTTCCCCGCCGTACGAGGATGGCATCGAAGCAAGGATATCATAGATATGCCGGGTCAGGTCCCCGGAAGCGGTAACTTGGGCTGTGATGCTGACGAGGGGAGCCAGAATGAAGGTAGTAACGATTGAGGAACGCCTGTTTTTCACTACTGTTTGCTCTGCTATCTCTTAGTAAACTTACGAACTTATTTCAACAGCACTATCTTCCGAGTCTGACTGTCACGTTCAATTTGCTCAAACTAGTTCAGCCCGGATCCGGAGCGGAAATTGGTCTAGGGTTCTTCAACTACGAGCAGTTAGACTATTTTTTTACTCCCCTCCTTGCCTGTACGCTTGCCAGGTGCAAGCCTGAGCAAGGACAGACATCAGGTAATCTGTCGTCCCGGGAGCATTTCAGGAAGACGCCGGGAATTGACCGACTACCCAATCCAGGCACTGATTTCCCATCTAATGCTGCTGATGGCAAAACCGATATATACCGCGGAGGCGATAATCATCATAATAGTAGAGAAGACCCCTGGCCTGACACTTTTCGGCAGATAACGATAGTTCATGTAGAGTGTTAACGGTACATAGATGGCCATGGCAAAACCACCCATATAGCCGGCGTTGAAAAGGAATCCCAGATCAGTAACGCCCCTATTTTCCATGACGTACGTGATAACACAGCCGGCAACGATCCACCCCAGACATACTGTCAGATACCACCAGCTCACTTCCCGTTTTTGTGCCGATCTCACATTCGTGTAGATGATATCGGCAAAGGTTCGGCTCACACCATCAAGCAAGACAAGCTGTGTACCGAAAAGTGTGGCCACGCCCACCAACAGGAAGATGATCTTGCCCGACTCCCCCCACACTTCACCTAGTACGACAGCTTCGTCCCAGATGAGGGTTCCCGCTGCGGGTACAATGCCCCGCGGAGTGAGGACGGCCAGCGCGCCAAACATGAAAAGAACGATTGTAAAAGTGTTGAGAAACCAGAAGAAAATGATCTGATCTTTCTTGACATAACTCCACCAGGCGCTGAATCGCGAAATATTTTCTTCTGTCTCCTTAAAACGGAAGCCACTGGACGGAGCAGCCTCTGACCGCCCCCGGAGCGGATTCGTCATGCGGGGAATCCTTGCGCCCATGCCGATATTCTTGTCGCGCAGATAGAAAGAATAGAACAGATTGGCCGTCCCTCCCGCCCCGGCGAACACCAGTGCACTGAACAGCGTTTTGACCGAAATATCAGGATGCGTTTTCCCGATGCTTACTATCCCCAGACCCAAATCCTGCCATACTGCCACAGAACTGACCGCAATCACCAGGCTGATAAGCCCTACGGTCACAATAACTACCAGGAATTCTACACTTCTCTCTACAGACTGATAAACGATTTTGGGACCGAATAGTATAACAGCAGCAGCGGCAAATGTGATCACCGTCCAGAAGGTATCGGAGCCGTAGCCTCCCGGTCCGACCATGAGAGCCTTCAAGGCGAGACCGGACGCCCTCGCCCACCCCGGCACGAGCCATCCGAGCATAGTCAGAATAAGGAAGACAGGAGCGAAACCGCGCCAGATACGTGCAAATCCCGTGAAGGGCGTTTCGCCGGTAGATATGGTCCAGCGGCCGATCTCAAGATTGATCCACAGTTGCAGGAAGACGCCGAGCATAGCAGCCCACGCCATGGTGGCGCCGTACTGAGCCATGATTCGCGGCCAGATGACAATTTCACCCGCGCCGATGGAGAGTCCCACCAGAACAGCACCGGGACCCGCCATCCTCCAGAAAGAGTGCGTCCTTTTGGGCATTTCGGCCACGCTGAGCTGGTCAATCTTGATTGTCACGGTGCAAGTTTATGTCAGGACTCGAATTCGAGATGGGAGGAAAAGTAAAACCGAATCGCTTCAATATCAAGCCGGTAAAAACCACTATCTTTTAAAGGAGATTGTTCTTTCCCTTTTTATACTCCACTGATTCTCGAGGAGACAATGGAGTTAATTAACCTGCAAGATTTCGAAACAGCGGAGAGGGAGGGATTTGAACCCCCGGTCCCGACAAGCGGGACAACGGCTTTCGAGGCCGCCGCATTAAGCCAGGCTCTGCCACCTCTCCTGCTAGAAACTTAAGACCAAACAGACGGCCCAACAAGGTTGCGGAGAGAGGGATTTTCTACCTGAATGACGAAGTCGGCCAGAGAGTGACCGTAATATGATAGACGGCGGGGCTCTTCTCGTATCACGCATCATGAATTACGCGCAACTAGCCATTCACCGCTTCAACGCGAAGAAGCTTACCAATAACGATTGGCATTCAGACTCGAGCACGCCCCCCTTCACCGCCGTTGAGTGAATGAATCGCGGATCACCGCACAACTGATAGAGTGAGCCGCAACACCCCGCCTCTTCATCATAGCATCCGAAAACAACTTTCTCCAGGCGAGAATTGACGATAGCACCGGCACACATGGCACACGGTTCCTTGGTGACGTAGAGCGTACAACCCTCTAAACGCCAGTCATTGAGAAAGTTCGCCGCGGCGGTAATGGCGATAATTTCTGCATGTGCCGTAGGATCGGACAACATTTCGCGCTGGTTGTGCCCTTTACCGATAATACGGCTCCCCTTCACTACTACAGCGCCGACGGGAACCTCCTCTAGATCAAATGCCCGTTCCGCCTGACGCAGTGCCAGCTTCATCCACTTTTCGTGAAGGGTAGGGGTCATAACAAAAGTAAAATTTGAATCTCAGATAAAAGCAGCCTAAGGTGCAGGAGGATTATTCCGTAGCCATTCAATTTTTTCCGCCAGCTCGGCTACGCCTTCAACTGTAGTAAGATCAGGCTCAAACGGGGGGTCTACGAGTCTCTTCACCTGGGTCAAACTTTCCTGAAAATTTCCTTGAGCAAAATAAGATGACGCCAGGACCCAGATGACTTGTATCGAACTGATTGTAACATCCCTGGAAAATTTCCAGCCGGGAGTTCCCGTAAACTTTGTATAACTGCTGTCCCCAACACTATTCAACAGCGTATCAGAATAGGAGATAGCTGACTTATG is a window from the Candidatus Neomarinimicrobiota bacterium genome containing:
- a CDS encoding Nramp family divalent metal transporter is translated as MTIKIDQLSVAEMPKRTHSFWRMAGPGAVLVGLSIGAGEIVIWPRIMAQYGATMAWAAMLGVFLQLWINLEIGRWTISTGETPFTGFARIWRGFAPVFLILTMLGWLVPGWARASGLALKALMVGPGGYGSDTFWTVITFAAAAVILFGPKIVYQSVERSVEFLVVIVTVGLISLVIAVSSVAVWQDLGLGIVSIGKTHPDISVKTLFSALVFAGAGGTANLFYSFYLRDKNIGMGARIPRMTNPLRGRSEAAPSSGFRFKETEENISRFSAWWSYVKKDQIIFFWFLNTFTIVLFMFGALAVLTPRGIVPAAGTLIWDEAVVLGEVWGESGKIIFLLVGVATLFGTQLVLLDGVSRTFADIIYTNVRSAQKREVSWWYLTVCLGWIVAGCVITYVMENRGVTDLGFLFNAGYMGGFAMAIYVPLTLYMNYRYLPKSVRPGVFSTIMMIIASAVYIGFAISSIRWEISAWIG
- the tadA gene encoding tRNA adenosine(34) deaminase TadA, with protein sequence MTPTLHEKWMKLALRQAERAFDLEEVPVGAVVVKGSRIIGKGHNQREMLSDPTAHAEIIAITAAANFLNDWRLEGCTLYVTKEPCAMCAGAIVNSRLEKVVFGCYDEEAGCCGSLYQLCGDPRFIHSTAVKGGVLESECQSLLVSFFALKR